From a region of the Panicum virgatum strain AP13 chromosome 2K, P.virgatum_v5, whole genome shotgun sequence genome:
- the LOC120694945 gene encoding protein NETWORKED 2D-like isoform X2 yields MLQRAASNAYSWWWASHIRTTQSKWLDANLQDMENRIKIMLKLLGQEADSFGKRAEMYYRTRPEVISHVEQVYRAYRALVERYDHISKELHKANHTIASACPEEVQYAMLQEDDEDGDLPKAITPINSNKIHKSTVEEILNRKRQDQSGQNKLASAPHMTTEEAQEEISRLQKVILVLQTEKEYVKSSYESGIARYWEIEKQIADSQQDICFIQDKFVTHAAIHDDEARALMTIAALRSCQGTISRLVRHFEELIRIAAMESEKTKSLQAQLYAMNGNTGTSPGDVSSIETLVSTRAYPVTQRILELQPIYEKIDKFFANSSESSSEEIADNVDELVDKVVSLELKFPKQSAQINQLKQENEYLKNKLDELQDEMALRDDQSDFNAQLKLLEDELNGARILERSIVEEEVSVSVCFSEVLSCIINISMALGSVDPEDLYNLSTDVGDGAMVSTDMNLEYFTEKSKSGEFIDIEAPTLSDRLGQDREDTWEVVNDNGNDGIQGFKNGDGGKFQTENCILGRNKMSMYSDNHIDQFVSSRNENGVDNSGKGNADISSEEVCQGSSGNEIGSGKFAHGNIFKGEYPLRIISQTHLLRSGSINTLDKKYDSNEQGSSTEASEPLMEVAKGNFSDGNAFTGSSVVQEERLGDSKSKNICKQISPVASSDSNTLKEKDPLEESSLPEATCFSGPDKSLDSRNTNEARSVEELPNQGHVDSIQYMKNRINADAYSSGVRDETSLCVPAGDSEETEGSYRQVLEVLTDSENVASDIRSSQLEKKSSNGKELASKATTSNDHGGKSHGEKVAMMGEECVPSWQEFLLDGLEGREAILLADYTSILRNYKETKRRLTELEKKNQEHLEETKAVIRELRNANSMKYVDIQSLRNLLDSSDMPPSKAGSNSTAFSSMRSFSKIDRSNCILDREVSTVEESSISNIKAPENTSPFEARFRNDIDTLVEENLQFLVRYSMACHSMQEFDRRYQEVQKEMEDTEDKKTGGSDIAAEPEPTEKKLRELRTELDVWFEQNALLDQELQLKSASLFILQEEIAEALRVSSEMVGARFTPYEAAKFQGEVLNMQQSNSKIESELQVASEHMRGLQSKVNDTLRELYESFDISSRRLSPPETESSYEKQFKHFPSRTRVPLRNFLFGTKRKKKSIFACINPTLQKQFSDL; encoded by the exons ATGCTGCAGCGGGCGGCGAGCAACGCTTACTCGTGGTGGTGGGCGAGCCACATCCGCACCACCCAGTCCAAATGGCTCGACGCAAACCTccaag ATATGGAGAATCGAATCAAGATCATGCTTAAACTCCTTGGGCAGGAGGCCGATTCCTTTGGCAAGAGGGCCGAGATGTACTACCGCACAAGACCGGAGGTGATAAGCCATGTGGAGCAAGTCTACAGGGCCTACAGAGCCCTCGTTGAACGCTACGACCACATATCCAAGGAGCTCCATAAGGCCAACCATACTATTGCTTCCGCATGTCCAGAGGAGGTGCAATATGCAATGTTACAAGAGGATGATGAGGATGGTGACCTCCCCAAAGCAATCACACCAATCAACTCGAACAAGATACACAAGTCCACGGTTGAAGAAATTCTCAACAGAAAGAGACAAGATCAGTCAGGCCAGAACAAGCTAGCCTCTGCTCCACACATGACCACAGAGGAGGCACAAGAGGAGATCAGCAGACTTCAGAAGGTTATACTCGTCCTGCAAACCGAGAAAGAATATGTTAAGAGTTCTTATGAGAGTGGCATTGCTAGGTACTGGGAGATCGAGAAGCAGATTGCAGATTCGCAGCAGGATATTTGTTTTATTCAAGACAAATTCGTCACTCATGCAGCCATTCACGATGATGAAGCCCGTGCTTTGATGACAATAGCAGCTCTTAGATCTTGTCAGGGTACCATATCTCGGCTAGTACGTCATTTTGAGGAGTTGATTAGGATTGCAGCCATGGAGTCGGAAAAGACAAAGTCTCTCCAAGCACAGTTGTATGCTATGAATGGTAACACTGGCACATCTCCAGGGGACGTTAGCAGCATTGAAACGTTGGTGAGCACAAGGGCTTATCCAGTTACCCAGAGAATACTCGAGTTGCAGCCCATATAtgaaaaaattgacaaatttttTGCCAACAGTTCTGAATCCTCCTCAGAGGAGATTGCAGATAATGTTGATGAACTTGTTGATAAAGTTGTCAGCTTGGAGCTCAAGTTCCCAAAACAGTCAGCACAAATCAATCAACTGAAACAAGAGAATGAGTACCTCAAGAATAAATTGGACGAGTTACAAGACGAGATGGCACTTCGTGATGACCAAAGCGACTTCAATGCGCAACTCAAGCTATTAGAGGACGAGTTGAATGGCGCCCGAATTCTTGAAAGATCAATTGTTGAGGAAGAAGTTTCTGTCAGCGTATGCTTTTCTGAAGTCCTTAGTTGCATAATTAATATCTCAATGGCACTTGGATCTGTTGACCCTGAAGACCTGTACAATTTGTCGACTGATGTAGGAGATGGTGCAATGGTTTCAACAGATATGAACCTGGAGTACTTTACGGAAAAGAGCAAGAGTGGGGAATTCATAGACATAGAGGCACCAACTCTAAGTGATCGTTTGGGCCAAGATAGAGAAGATACCTGGGAAGTTGTAAATGATAATGGTAATGATGGCATCCAAGGCTTTAAGAATGGTGATGGGGGAAAATTCCAGACAGAAAATTGCATTCTAGGCAGAAATAAAATGTCCATGTATTCTGACAACCATATCGATCAGTTTGTCAGTTCCAGAAATGAGAATGGCGTCGATAACTCAGGCAAGGGCAATGCAGATATCTCATCGGAAGAAGTATGCCAGGGTTCATCAGGAAATGAGATTGGAAGTGGAAAGTTTGCTCATGGGAATATTTTTAAAGGTGAATATCCATTGAGAATAATCAGTCAGACTCATCTCCTTCGCTCAGGTAGTATAAATACTTTAGACAAGAAGTATGACTCTAATGAACAAGGTTCATCAACTGAAGCTTCTGAGCCACTAATGGAAGTTGCCAAGGGAAATTTTAGTGATGGAAATGCTTTTACTGGGAGCAGTGTGGTCCAGGAGGAAAGACTTGGAGATAGTAAATCAAAAAATATATGTAAACAGATTAGTCCAGTTGCTTCCTCTGACTCGAACACTTTAAAGGAAAAAGATCCCCTAGAAGAATCCTCATTGCCGGAAGCTACTTGTTTCAGTGGTCCGGATAAGAGCCTGGACTCGCGGAATACAAATGAAGCCAGATCTGTTGAAGAATTGCCAAACCAAG GTCATGTGGATAGCATCCAGTATATGAAGAACAGGATAAATGCAGATGCGTATTCCTCAGGTGTGAGGGATGAAACTTCCCTCTGTGTGCCAGCTGGAGATTCTGAGGAAACTGAAGGATCGTATCGGCAAGTATTGGAAGTTCTCACAGATTCAGAAAATGTGGCCAGTGACATTCGCTCCAGTCAACTAGAGAAGAAGAGTTCAAATGGCAAAGAGCTTGCAAGCAAAGCAACTACCTCGAACGACCATGGAGGAAAGAGTCATGGTGAAAAGGTTGCTATGATGGGAGAAGAATGTGTACCTAGCTGGCAAGAATTTCTTCTTGATGGGCTTGAAGGTAGAGAAGCAATACTACTAGCTGACTATACTTCCATTCTGCGGAACTACAAAGAAACAAAGAGAAGGCTTACTGAACTGGAGAAGAAAAACCAGGAGCATCTTGAAGAGACAAAGGCGGTTATACGGGAGTTGAGGAATGCAAATTCCATGAAGTATGTTGATATCCAGTCACTAAGAAATCTCTTGGACTCCTCAGATATGCCACCCAGTAAAGCGGGTAGCAACTCGACCGCTTTCTCAAGTATGAGATCTTTCAGCAAAATTGACAGATCAAATTGCATTTTGGATAGAGAGGTTTCAACTGTGGAGGAAAGCAGTATTAGCAACATCAAGGCACCAGAGAACACATCACCGTTTGAAGCAAGGTTCAGAAATGACATTGACACTTTGGTGGAGGAAAATTTGCAGTTCCTGGTAAGGTATAGCATGGCTTGCCACAGCATGCAGGAGTTTGACAGGAGATACCAGGAGGTACAAAAAGAAATGGAGGACACAGAAGATAAGAAGACAGGAGGATCTGATATTGCAGCAGAGCCTGAACCTACTGAAAAAAAGTTGAGAGAGCTCCGAACTGAACTGGACGTATGGTTTGAGCAGAACGCGCTTCTTGATCAAGAACTGCAGCTCAAGAGCGCGTCTCTTTTCATACTGCAAGAGGAGATAGCTGAAGCTCTGCGTGTTAGCTCGGAGATGGTTGGAGCCAGGTTTACGCCATATGAGGCGGCCAAGTTTCAAGGGGAGGTCCTGAACATGCAGCAATCCAACAGCAAGATTGAGAGTGAGCTGCAGGTGGCATCAGAGCACATGAGGGGGCTTCAATCCAAGGTCAACGATACCCTGCGGGAGCTGTACGAGAGTTTTGATATTTCATCCCGGCGTTTATCGCCGCCAGAGACCGAAAGTAGCTACGAGAAACAGTTCAAGCATTTTCCAAGTAGGACCAGAGTACCGTTGCGAAACTTCCTGTTTGGAACAAAGCGAAAGAAAAAATCAATATTTGCCTGCATCAATCCGACACTCCAGAAGCAGTTCAGCGATCTCTGA
- the LOC120694945 gene encoding protein NETWORKED 2D-like isoform X1 yields the protein MLQRAASNAYSWWWASHIRTTQSKWLDANLQDMENRIKIMLKLLGQEADSFGKRAEMYYRTRPEVISHVEQVYRAYRALVERYDHISKELHKANHTIASACPEEVQYAMLQEDDEDGDLPKAITPINSNKIHKSTVEEILNRKRQDQSGQNKLASAPHMTTEEAQEEISRLQKVILVLQTEKEYVKSSYESGIARYWEIEKQIADSQQDICFIQDKFVTHAAIHDDEARALMTIAALRSCQGTISRLVRHFEELIRIAAMESEKTKSLQAQLYAMNGNTGTSPGDVSSIETLVSTRAYPVTQRILELQPIYEKIDKFFANSSESSSEEIADNVDELVDKVVSLELKFPKQSAQINQLKQENEYLKNKLDELQDEMALRDDQSDFNAQLKLLEDELNGARILERSIVEEEVSVSVCFSEVLSCIINISMALGSVDPEDLYNLSTDVGDGAMVSTDMNLEYFTEKSKSGEFIDIEAPTLSDRLGQDREDTWEVVNDNGNDGIQGFKNGDGGKFQTENCILGRNKMSMYSDNHIDQFVSSRNENGVDNSGKGNADISSEEVCQGSSGNEIGSGKFAHGNIFKGEYPLRIISQTHLLRSGSINTLDKKYDSNEQGSSTEASEPLMEVAKGNFSDGNAFTGSSVVQEERLGDSKSKNICKQISPVASSDSNTLKEKDPLEESSLPEATCFSGPDKSLDSRNTNEARSVEELPNQGSHLNSPQNIESLNKCSQVVAPKDDGCILLGHVDSIQYMKNRINADAYSSGVRDETSLCVPAGDSEETEGSYRQVLEVLTDSENVASDIRSSQLEKKSSNGKELASKATTSNDHGGKSHGEKVAMMGEECVPSWQEFLLDGLEGREAILLADYTSILRNYKETKRRLTELEKKNQEHLEETKAVIRELRNANSMKYVDIQSLRNLLDSSDMPPSKAGSNSTAFSSMRSFSKIDRSNCILDREVSTVEESSISNIKAPENTSPFEARFRNDIDTLVEENLQFLVRYSMACHSMQEFDRRYQEVQKEMEDTEDKKTGGSDIAAEPEPTEKKLRELRTELDVWFEQNALLDQELQLKSASLFILQEEIAEALRVSSEMVGARFTPYEAAKFQGEVLNMQQSNSKIESELQVASEHMRGLQSKVNDTLRELYESFDISSRRLSPPETESSYEKQFKHFPSRTRVPLRNFLFGTKRKKKSIFACINPTLQKQFSDL from the exons ATGCTGCAGCGGGCGGCGAGCAACGCTTACTCGTGGTGGTGGGCGAGCCACATCCGCACCACCCAGTCCAAATGGCTCGACGCAAACCTccaag ATATGGAGAATCGAATCAAGATCATGCTTAAACTCCTTGGGCAGGAGGCCGATTCCTTTGGCAAGAGGGCCGAGATGTACTACCGCACAAGACCGGAGGTGATAAGCCATGTGGAGCAAGTCTACAGGGCCTACAGAGCCCTCGTTGAACGCTACGACCACATATCCAAGGAGCTCCATAAGGCCAACCATACTATTGCTTCCGCATGTCCAGAGGAGGTGCAATATGCAATGTTACAAGAGGATGATGAGGATGGTGACCTCCCCAAAGCAATCACACCAATCAACTCGAACAAGATACACAAGTCCACGGTTGAAGAAATTCTCAACAGAAAGAGACAAGATCAGTCAGGCCAGAACAAGCTAGCCTCTGCTCCACACATGACCACAGAGGAGGCACAAGAGGAGATCAGCAGACTTCAGAAGGTTATACTCGTCCTGCAAACCGAGAAAGAATATGTTAAGAGTTCTTATGAGAGTGGCATTGCTAGGTACTGGGAGATCGAGAAGCAGATTGCAGATTCGCAGCAGGATATTTGTTTTATTCAAGACAAATTCGTCACTCATGCAGCCATTCACGATGATGAAGCCCGTGCTTTGATGACAATAGCAGCTCTTAGATCTTGTCAGGGTACCATATCTCGGCTAGTACGTCATTTTGAGGAGTTGATTAGGATTGCAGCCATGGAGTCGGAAAAGACAAAGTCTCTCCAAGCACAGTTGTATGCTATGAATGGTAACACTGGCACATCTCCAGGGGACGTTAGCAGCATTGAAACGTTGGTGAGCACAAGGGCTTATCCAGTTACCCAGAGAATACTCGAGTTGCAGCCCATATAtgaaaaaattgacaaatttttTGCCAACAGTTCTGAATCCTCCTCAGAGGAGATTGCAGATAATGTTGATGAACTTGTTGATAAAGTTGTCAGCTTGGAGCTCAAGTTCCCAAAACAGTCAGCACAAATCAATCAACTGAAACAAGAGAATGAGTACCTCAAGAATAAATTGGACGAGTTACAAGACGAGATGGCACTTCGTGATGACCAAAGCGACTTCAATGCGCAACTCAAGCTATTAGAGGACGAGTTGAATGGCGCCCGAATTCTTGAAAGATCAATTGTTGAGGAAGAAGTTTCTGTCAGCGTATGCTTTTCTGAAGTCCTTAGTTGCATAATTAATATCTCAATGGCACTTGGATCTGTTGACCCTGAAGACCTGTACAATTTGTCGACTGATGTAGGAGATGGTGCAATGGTTTCAACAGATATGAACCTGGAGTACTTTACGGAAAAGAGCAAGAGTGGGGAATTCATAGACATAGAGGCACCAACTCTAAGTGATCGTTTGGGCCAAGATAGAGAAGATACCTGGGAAGTTGTAAATGATAATGGTAATGATGGCATCCAAGGCTTTAAGAATGGTGATGGGGGAAAATTCCAGACAGAAAATTGCATTCTAGGCAGAAATAAAATGTCCATGTATTCTGACAACCATATCGATCAGTTTGTCAGTTCCAGAAATGAGAATGGCGTCGATAACTCAGGCAAGGGCAATGCAGATATCTCATCGGAAGAAGTATGCCAGGGTTCATCAGGAAATGAGATTGGAAGTGGAAAGTTTGCTCATGGGAATATTTTTAAAGGTGAATATCCATTGAGAATAATCAGTCAGACTCATCTCCTTCGCTCAGGTAGTATAAATACTTTAGACAAGAAGTATGACTCTAATGAACAAGGTTCATCAACTGAAGCTTCTGAGCCACTAATGGAAGTTGCCAAGGGAAATTTTAGTGATGGAAATGCTTTTACTGGGAGCAGTGTGGTCCAGGAGGAAAGACTTGGAGATAGTAAATCAAAAAATATATGTAAACAGATTAGTCCAGTTGCTTCCTCTGACTCGAACACTTTAAAGGAAAAAGATCCCCTAGAAGAATCCTCATTGCCGGAAGCTACTTGTTTCAGTGGTCCGGATAAGAGCCTGGACTCGCGGAATACAAATGAAGCCAGATCTGTTGAAGAATTGCCAAACCAAGGTAGTCATCTTAATTCTCCACAAAATATTGAAAGTTTGAATAAATGCAGCCAAGTTGTAGCACCTAAAGATGATGGCTGCATTTTGTTAGGTCATGTGGATAGCATCCAGTATATGAAGAACAGGATAAATGCAGATGCGTATTCCTCAGGTGTGAGGGATGAAACTTCCCTCTGTGTGCCAGCTGGAGATTCTGAGGAAACTGAAGGATCGTATCGGCAAGTATTGGAAGTTCTCACAGATTCAGAAAATGTGGCCAGTGACATTCGCTCCAGTCAACTAGAGAAGAAGAGTTCAAATGGCAAAGAGCTTGCAAGCAAAGCAACTACCTCGAACGACCATGGAGGAAAGAGTCATGGTGAAAAGGTTGCTATGATGGGAGAAGAATGTGTACCTAGCTGGCAAGAATTTCTTCTTGATGGGCTTGAAGGTAGAGAAGCAATACTACTAGCTGACTATACTTCCATTCTGCGGAACTACAAAGAAACAAAGAGAAGGCTTACTGAACTGGAGAAGAAAAACCAGGAGCATCTTGAAGAGACAAAGGCGGTTATACGGGAGTTGAGGAATGCAAATTCCATGAAGTATGTTGATATCCAGTCACTAAGAAATCTCTTGGACTCCTCAGATATGCCACCCAGTAAAGCGGGTAGCAACTCGACCGCTTTCTCAAGTATGAGATCTTTCAGCAAAATTGACAGATCAAATTGCATTTTGGATAGAGAGGTTTCAACTGTGGAGGAAAGCAGTATTAGCAACATCAAGGCACCAGAGAACACATCACCGTTTGAAGCAAGGTTCAGAAATGACATTGACACTTTGGTGGAGGAAAATTTGCAGTTCCTGGTAAGGTATAGCATGGCTTGCCACAGCATGCAGGAGTTTGACAGGAGATACCAGGAGGTACAAAAAGAAATGGAGGACACAGAAGATAAGAAGACAGGAGGATCTGATATTGCAGCAGAGCCTGAACCTACTGAAAAAAAGTTGAGAGAGCTCCGAACTGAACTGGACGTATGGTTTGAGCAGAACGCGCTTCTTGATCAAGAACTGCAGCTCAAGAGCGCGTCTCTTTTCATACTGCAAGAGGAGATAGCTGAAGCTCTGCGTGTTAGCTCGGAGATGGTTGGAGCCAGGTTTACGCCATATGAGGCGGCCAAGTTTCAAGGGGAGGTCCTGAACATGCAGCAATCCAACAGCAAGATTGAGAGTGAGCTGCAGGTGGCATCAGAGCACATGAGGGGGCTTCAATCCAAGGTCAACGATACCCTGCGGGAGCTGTACGAGAGTTTTGATATTTCATCCCGGCGTTTATCGCCGCCAGAGACCGAAAGTAGCTACGAGAAACAGTTCAAGCATTTTCCAAGTAGGACCAGAGTACCGTTGCGAAACTTCCTGTTTGGAACAAAGCGAAAGAAAAAATCAATATTTGCCTGCATCAATCCGACACTCCAGAAGCAGTTCAGCGATCTCTGA
- the LOC120694946 gene encoding uncharacterized protein LOC120694946 isoform X2, whose amino-acid sequence MDRRRDIKQSERAIIAMMVSCKQVSCAEDAVQVRRRTHARSCYGPASDAEFLRSIADKTPGRDSDAAQRRRRQEYLKSYVFAKDEAEAAEARASRGGLVDAVLLRRRKTDDDNMAVGATCSSKQTDRWKAKAGKE is encoded by the exons ATGGATCGTCGTCGAGACATTAAGCAGAGTGAGAGAGCTATTATCGCGATGATGGTGTCGTGCAAGCAGGTGTCGTGCGCCGAGGACGCCGTGCAGGTCAGGCGGCGGACTCATGCCCGGAGTTGCTACGGGCCGGCGTCCGACGCCGAGTTCTTGCGCTCCATCGCCGACAAGACGCCCGGGAGGGACAGCGACGCAGcccagcggaggcggcgccaaGAGTACCTCAAGAGCTACGTCTTTGCCAAGGatgaggcggaggcggccgagGCCAGGGCCAGCCGAGGAGGTCTCGTCGACGCCGTGCTGCTCCGGCGCCGCAAGACGGACGACGACAACATGGCAGTCGGCGCAACCTGCAGCAGCAAGCAGACCGATAGATGGAAAGCGAAAGCAGGCAAG GAGTAA
- the LOC120694946 gene encoding uncharacterized protein LOC120694946 isoform X1, producing MDRRRDIKQSERAIIAMMVSCKQVSCAEDAVQVRRRTHARSCYGPASDAEFLRSIADKTPGRDSDAAQRRRRQEYLKSYVFAKDEAEAAEARASRGGLVDAVLLRRRKTDDDNMAVGATCSSKQTDRWKAKAGKLPPSSAAKL from the exons ATGGATCGTCGTCGAGACATTAAGCAGAGTGAGAGAGCTATTATCGCGATGATGGTGTCGTGCAAGCAGGTGTCGTGCGCCGAGGACGCCGTGCAGGTCAGGCGGCGGACTCATGCCCGGAGTTGCTACGGGCCGGCGTCCGACGCCGAGTTCTTGCGCTCCATCGCCGACAAGACGCCCGGGAGGGACAGCGACGCAGcccagcggaggcggcgccaaGAGTACCTCAAGAGCTACGTCTTTGCCAAGGatgaggcggaggcggccgagGCCAGGGCCAGCCGAGGAGGTCTCGTCGACGCCGTGCTGCTCCGGCGCCGCAAGACGGACGACGACAACATGGCAGTCGGCGCAACCTGCAGCAGCAAGCAGACCGATAGATGGAAAGCGAAAGCAGGCAAG ctTCCTCCTTCCTCAGCGGCGAAGCTTTGA